The genome window ACTTACTTAAGAACTTACTTTGGGAATGCTCCAGCTCTAAAAGCATGCTTAGAAAGAGATTTCCTAATCTGACTGgtagattttaagaaaaaaaaagtcatgaaacAAAGGTTCTCACTCATTACAAAATGTTACGTGCCTGGTCAGTTTTGGAGGTTGGCATGAAGTTTGCACTCTGTGAATGCGTCCATTCAGGCAGGGAGTCTTTGACTCCAGGCGTGGGATTTACCTTGCAGACGGAGACACCTGTATATAGGTACCTACAATGTAGACATCTGCAAGTTAGCAGGTATCTAAGCTCCCATTGTGGTCAAAGTACACAGTGCattagcctggagaggaggaggctcgggAGGGACctcgctccctgcagctgcctggcaggaggctgtaaGCAGGGGGAGTCGGTTCCTTCTCCCAAGtacaagtgacaggacaagaggaaacggctTCAGGTGGCACCAGTGAAAGTTTAGAGTGGGTAGTAGGAAAAATaccttcactgaaagggtggtcaagcatcggagcaggctgcccagggaggtggtggaatcaccatccctataagtgtttaaaaaacatgtggATGAGGGGcttagaggcatggtttagtggtgggcttggcagttCTGGGTAAacggttggacctgatgatcttaaaggccttttccaacctaaacgattctatgattctatatagTGACTATGATACAGCTCATGACAGAGCTGACACCTCCCCATTGCCAGCTGCATCCCTCTCCGGACACACACCACTGCgtgtgctggggagctgcccaCTGGCTTCAGAGGTTGCTTCAACATAGAGCTTATATGTAGACCACTGCGTTTAGGTGTCTTACCCTGCAAGTAGTATCCAGTCTTTCTCTGAGCAGACATGTCGTACAGATTTAGCTGCATTGAATGTCACTGGCGTAACGAAAAGGGTAGTTAACCAAGAAAAGCTTGTGGGCAGTTTGGAAATAGGAAACGGTGGCCAGCTTTTTTCTAGTTGGATTCAGAGCCATGAGACAAATTCTCAGAAGAATAAAGAGATATATCTagaattttgtaattttgtacCTCAAAGTGCaatgttgttggttttttttaaaataactctgctgaagtcaatggcaaGTTCTTCTTTAATGTGGAGTGCCTCTAGGACATTACAGCCACTGTTTTAAGCAAGCACAGCGCTCATCATCCTGgttaaaaacagcagaagtggTGGGTGCTCAGATCCTCTTGACAAAACAGCCAAGTGTGTTTCCTACATGCTGAATGAGTGATGTATATGGTAAGAGTGGATAAACATTGACTTCTTAATGGTGACTGCTGTTCTTTCAGTTAAAAGCTTGTAAAGAAACCCATAAAAACCTGAGAAGGCAGCTAATAGTATTAAGGTCACACATTTCTAAAGCATGTCTTAGAAACCGATTCCCATCACAGTGGTTCAGCATCCTGTGACAGATGCTAAGCTTCAGAAAACTATGTGCTGTTGCTACATCATCTTGGGCTAGCGAGACTTCATCTGTCTGGCTTGGTGGGTAAGCTGAACGATGCTTCCTGCAGTCAGATGGACATGCTTATAATTTGTGCATTTTCGTAGCTTCTTTGTTACAGTACTGTTTATCTGAGTAAGAAGTATACAGTCAGTTCTTGTTACATTGGGCAGGTTACCTGTAAATTAAGCACAACGTAGATGCAGTGACACTGCACAGTAATGCTGCCAGCCATGAGCTGATACATCTGCATTACACTAGGGTGACTTTGACCAGTTCAGATCAGCCCAAgaatatttctttgctttctgcctccCCACACTGTCCTTGTTGCATGCTGTTATTTGCTCCTTGTTCATATATTGCATTgtccttatttttgttttgtttacactCTTCTCTTCACCGTTATCCACACTGATGATACTTTGCCTGAAGAGGGGTTGCTGACTGGTGGTGAACTCCGTTACTGCCTTTGAGAATGTGGGCTTCAGGATAAAACTGGGAAGCATAAGGCTTTTGTTCAAATAATGCAGATCCTTCTTAACCCTTTGTCTTGCCACAACCTCTGTTGTTAGCAGAAGagtgctgccaggctggctTTTGCTGGGGTTTCAGAACTTTCCTCGGAAGACCCCTCGATTCCAGGATTAAAGCTGCTAACTTCTTGTCTCAACTTGGGTCATAAACTTGATCGgggcttttattttcactgctaCCAGAAAAAGCCAGAATGTGAGTGGTTTTATGATGCACCTGggtttttcagatgttttgggttttctttcttctttctgttagCGTCTTCCAGAATATTCTCCAGTGAATCTTTTTCTCCACCTCAAATATTCCTCCGTCTCTGCGTCGGCTGCTGTGAGTGTGCTGTTCTCCTTTTATGAAGCTCATCAGTCTGCACGTAAGGTCCTGCCTCATGCTTTCAAAGATGAGggaatagcttttttttttctcctctccgAGCCTCTGAGTGCTGCTTGAGCTCTCCTTGTGCCGGCTGTTCCACATGAGAGCGGCAATGACAGAGAAGATGCCATTCATCCTTCTTCCCCAGGAGGCCCTACAGGATGTTTTTGTTCTCGATGTGCGGTGATCCTTCACGTATTTAGTAAATCTCCTTCAGCTGGGACGTCTGTTCCATGGTGATAGAAGAGGCAAAATGCCCTGGTTTGGGATCACCTCCACTAACAGCAGAGTCTGCtcctctgaaattaatttctaaaccAGAGCAATACTATTGAAGGATTAATGTAAGATTAGagtatttatattaaaatacattataatGTGAAAGAAATATATGTTCTTAGGTTATAACTAGAAGCTCATTTTAGCTGTTTTGTTAAAGGTTTTCTTTGCCTAATGCTAGTGAAGAGACTGCATTCCACACGAGTGGGACTAGAGCCTTCTGAATTCCTAAGTGCTTTTGAATTCTAGTGTAAACAGTAGTGTGCAGCCCATGCTTCACACCACTGCTTGTTGAGGCCCTTGCGTGGATCATTAGGCCCTTGCCCTGACCATCACGTTGCTTAGCATCTGTCTAAAAAATCAGCTATCCCATAGTGGCAACTTTGATAACCCATTAATTTCAGTGCTTCAAGCTCCAAAGGAGATCGTTTAATCTGGGGAAGTTGTATGAAATTTCCTCTCAGGAGGAGGTAACATCGTGACTAGTGGGCTGCTGTCATTTGAAATGTAACCTAAACTGTTTGTACATGTCTATGTGTTTATATAGACAGCCACAAGATATATTGGCAAATACATACTATATGTTTACtatgatttttcttccattgacAACTGCAGCTTATGGCCAGATTCTGATGTAAttttttacacacacatacatgcacacgCTAATATAGCTATAGATACAGATGATACAGTTATACATACACGTACAGATATAATTTGTACGGGATTTAATTAATTTggaatgttttgtttaaacatCTTCTCATTGACGTGCCAGCATATTCTGCTTGGCTAGCCTTTAAGCACTGAGGCTGTGACAGCAGTTTGAGTAATCAACGATGGGAGTCCTTTGAAATGGAGCCAATAAGTTTGTGATGAGTTTGCTTTGTCAAACAGGGTTACAGAAGTTATCGCTTAGTTCTTGGCTGAGATTTCCCACAGTGGGTAGCTGCAGAGCTTAACATAGCCGTGTAAGCACGAGCATGGGTGATGCAAGGGGGTCATTGACACCGACAAGAACAAATGCATTCAGAGTGGCTCAGGCATGTTCAGTATGTAGCTGACTTGGTGTTCTTTTACTGAAcagtgaagaaagaagagaCTGAAGGCCATCCCCAGTTTCATGTTTTTATGAACTGTTTCTTGTCTTCATTATGAGCTGACTCCTCAGCCGTTCCTAGCGTGATTGAACGCTGTGTATTAGGCACTGAGAGCTCTGCAATGCTGCTATATTTAATCCATAAATGTCAACATTTGAAAATTTCCTAAGataatttttataatattcCAACTGAAACAAGTGTGCGTGACCTATGCATTTTTTATGTATATCATTATTCTAGAGACATGGCATCCTtttccctgaaagaaaaatttgtgCCATGACTTCTCTGCAGCGTACCCCAGTCTTCTGTGTAGCATGGTAACAGTGTCATCTGGACAGTGCCCAGGATCAGATGGAAGAAATCTCGAGGTCTTCTGACCTCAGATAGGTTAAAAGGGTAACGGAGAGTCATGAACAGAAGGTTACACAGAAGGTTGGAAACTGAATGGGGTGGGCATGGCTGCACTCAGTTATTAGTGCCTCGGTAACTACGTTTGTGTCAGGCTGCTGTTAAAGGATGTCTGCCAAATGAGGAAGCATTCTATTGATAACACAAGAAGGCAACACTCTGAAAGTTGCACAGCCAAGAAGCAAATTAATCAGGATAGTGAAAACAGATGCAGAAGTCAAGTAGTCGTCACAAGGAGGAACAGCAACAGACGTGAAAATTTCTTGCCCAGTCTGTGTAAGGGAAGCTGAGGATGTTATACTAAGATGCGCTGCTCTCATTTCCCTGCATTTGCTTCATACTGCTGTTTATTGCACATTTACATATCCAGGGATGAAATGGAAATGATTGATGCAAAGGAGGTATTTCTGTTAATTGTTGCTGCTCTGAGTCATGCCTGATGGACTGCTAGAGATGGGTGAAGAAAGACAGAACTATTATTAGAGGTGTAAATAATTGTCAAGAGCAACTTTTAAACCCATCTGTTACAACATACCAACATCCAAAATTTTATGATGAGGGGAGGGACAGCAATACAAGGACTAAGCCAACACCTCATCTCTGTCGATGTAGATGTTGGCAACTGCCTCTGAATTTTTGTCcatgttttttcatttcttcttccttggaGCTTCAATCATTTTCTTTGACAACCCTACCAGTTCCTGCTGGATGTTGCAACAACAGTGTCTTATACTGAGAGCTAATGGGTGTTGGAGAGTTGGGCTGCTTTATCTGCACGCTAGTGAAATGTGTCCTCTTTTTGTCATTCTAGTTGGAAAGCAACTCTTAATGTGCTCTCTCATACATGCAGGATAGAGCCAAGATGAGGTGAACATCCAATCTGAGAAGGGAAAGCTGTGCCTGAAGTACTTAAAGACTGTGCTTTTTGTATTGGAACTATAATGCACAGCACACAGGATGATTTCTGGTACTTCCTACTCTGCAGGAGTAAAAGAGggattttcaaaatatctgtCGGTGAATAGCTGTGTGTTCCTTGGGTTTGCTGTTCATGTGGGCTGTGTAAGTAACCAAAGTGGTACAGTCTGGTCATGTGTGAGCAGAAGCCAGAAAACCCAAGAGGTAAATGGTTTTGGAAATATCATCCTGCAGAGTATCAACTGATGCTAGCACAAATCGTGGCTTCCAATGCAAGTGATTGATAGTGAAACTATATCCATGGCACTCCCTAGTTTATATCCTTCCAGCTGTAACCCTTCTGCTGTGAATTAATTCTTGAAACAGGTGTTTCCATTAGATTGTAGTTCAAGAAATGACCCTGCAGCAGAACATAGTCCATAGTTTGGCCTCATAACCTCATTCCAGAAAATATATTATAGATGCTGTAGGTGGAGAACTCAGAATGAAGGAGGACAAAGCATTCAGccctgtttctttttgctttgtctgCACTGGGGAATATATCTGCATTTTCAGGAATATGTGgggaaatgcctttttttatgACAAACATGGGGTTTGTGGAGAACTTAAGCGGACTCTTTAGTGGCAGAAAATGGGTGATATCTGAAAATTGTTTTGGAGATTGTTAAAAATGTTGAGATTTTTCGTTTAACTGGAGTTAGCTCGTGTATGAGATGGTCCTCACAAAGCGTTGGTTTGTTTACAGGGTAATTTGTCTTCAGCAAGCTTGCATTCTGCTTACTTGCTTCATACTTCTCTAGGCTCAAGAAAGTACTGAGATCAAGCTTTTCTTAAGAAATCTTAGGGCTCATGATTTATTAATGCATTGTTTGCAGTCAGATGAGTCATGCAGACTCATGGGTCTATTTTTGTACCAGACTGTGTGTTAATTTTAGTCATGAATCTTCTGCTGGTTATTCTAGTTGGCAGAAATcgtattttggttttgctttgtctttatGATATCCCCCTGTAATTCAGGTGAGTTGTTAttgaataaaacatttctcagtAAAAAACCTCAATCTGTGAAAGCCTGCTTGAAGCATACTCAATTGCAGTCCATTTCAGATTGCCATAAATAGATGTACAAACTGAATTCAATAGCTAAAAGGTGAACTGACAAAGTGAGTTCTGCCATTATTTGCTCTGTTTCAAATCAATATTTCTTGGTGTCTCTTGTGTTCGTGACAGATGAGGCTGAATAATGATAATCTTTATATCAACAAATGCTTTTGTACTACACGATTATAACTAATTTCAATCAAGCACTTGTCTAAAATTAAGTCATATGAATGGATTTTGGATGTCTCATTATCTTCACTCCAACCCATTTAATAATAGGGTTCTTCTTACATAGGTGGTTCATGCCAGCGTTCCACATGGCATTATTTTTAGCACTTGCAGCATCCACATGAAATTGCTCATGCTTCTCTTATACATTTTGACCAAATGCTGTATGGATTATCATCTTATGCACCTATGTCTCAGTCCAGAAGAGAAGCTGCAAGATTATATACATCTCTTTACCCATTGTTTCTGATATTACTGAGGGCTGGCGTTTCAAAGCAGAGGGGAGTACACTCCAGTTAATTGGCTTCTACATAAAGTAACTACCACTGAACAGTTGCCAGGTCAAAgtaattctgtttctctgatAGCTGATTATTTCCTTTCATATCTGTGTCTTTTCCCCAGTTTACCTTGTATTTCATTCACAGTACTTATGAAGCTTAAAGCTTTTTACTGTCTCAGAAGTAGTCACTTGAAGCGCCTACATTACATTGGAAAAAGTGAAGGgggtggtggcagtggctgGTAATCTTTTTACTGGAGAACAAAAAAGTGAAACCCACTGAATCTTAAAACTGTGTTTAATGATATATTTCAGGAACTTCTATTACATCACGATGCTGAGGGATCCGGTGTCACGGTACTTGAGTGAATGGAAGCATGTCCAGAGGGGTGCGACGTGGAAAACTTCCCTTCATATGTGTGATGGAAGAAGCCCAACACCAGACGAGCTGCCTACCTGTTACGAAGGAGACGACTGGTCGGGAGTCAGTTTACAGGAATTCATGGATTGTAGCTACAACTTGGCCAACAACCGCCAGGTGCGCATGCTGGCAGACCTCAGCCTGGTGGGATGCTACAACCTGACTTTTATGAACGAGAGTGAAAGAAATATGATTCTTCTCCAAAGCGCCAAGAACAATCTGAAAAATATGGCCTTCTTTGGGCTCACagaatttcagaggaaaacacagTATCTCTTTGAGAGGACATTCAACCTGAAGTTCATTTCTCCATTCACCCAGTTCAACGTTACACGGGCCTCCAATGTCGACATTGGTGAGGACGTGCGGCAGCGGATAGAGGAGCTGAATTTCTTGGACGTGCAGCTGTACGAATATGCGAAGGACCTGTTCCTGCAGCGCTTCCAGTACTCCAAGCAAGAAGAACATCAGAAGAACCGGCTAAAGAGGCGCGAGGAGCGGCGGCTGCTGCGGGAGCAGAGAGCTCACCAGTGGCCAAGAGAAGAGGCAGTAGAAGTAGCCGTTACTGAAGACTATAATAGTCAGGTTGCAAGGTGGTGATGCTCCTCCATCTTTACAAACTGGTGAGAGGATCAGTGAGTTTGTGCAACATGGCTACCTGGGAATTAGCCATGGAAGGCCTACCACTTTAGTAAATGAGATCACGCCTGACAACTACCCCTCCTTGtctcagtttttcttgttttctgccagtgaggagaatgtatttttttctcaacaggCATTGATTAGTGTTATTAAATGGCAGCAGAATACATTCCTGTCCAAAAAGACTTCCTTCAAAGCCCTAAGCTATGAGAATGTGTTGAAGAGAGAGCTATATCCTTTGCGTTGACAGATACAATCTGAGCTACCAAAACTTGCACAGACATGAATgaaaaattgggaaaaaataactaGTTTGGTTGCTCTGTGACATGAGAGCTGGTTTATTTCATACTGTCCTTTGCAACTGTAGTGTGTAGCTTTCTAGTGAATGAAATGGAGGAAAGCACATTGCCCTTCCAACTTCTACATGCTGTGTTTTAATTAAGGGAAGAATTTTCTGAGTTGATCGAAAAAAGACCTAGGAAGTGTGGGATTGGGGCATGGCTTGTTCTGTTCTGTTAGCCAGTAATCAGAGATGATTTGTACGCGAAGTGCTGGAAGGGTTAGCTGATTTCTCCACAGATGCTGAGAGCACCGCACCCAGCCAGATAGCAGCCGTCTttctgagtgtgtgtgtgtggcaaaGGGAAAGCCTTGAGAAATGAGGTTCGTGCGGCAGCTGGGCACCCGTCGCAGAGATTATCGCGTTGCAGGCAATGAAGTCAGCCTTCACATTCACAAAAGGTGAAGAGGGGCTAAGCAAACtacagggaagaggaaagagagagcaGGGAAAGCTTAAATATTAGTGTGACATTTTCCAGATTTGCTGTAAAAGCCTGGAGATATATTGTCTGTGAAGGTAGGCAGGTCTATGATACTGTCTGTTAAAATACATTGATGCCGAGTGAATACAATTTAAATTGGTTTTCTCTCTAACTACAGTAGTGGCTagaaaaaagacagctttcatttttataggATACATAATGGATATGTGGAAAGTCTTGGTATTTATTACTCTGTATAAAGATTCTTTGTAAATTTATTGTTTTGATGATGAGAGATCTGtatctggttttcttccctgtctAGAAAAGGATTCAATGGGTTCTTCCTCCACACGTTACATTCTTGTGATGAAACTGCATCTATTTATTCCAAGATTTTATGTTGTTCCATTCGTAAtagtgaaattttaaaaagaaggtcCTGTGCACCACAGATTTTTGAgagagtttttttccttctttttctggcATAAATGTAAAGCATTAGGAGGAAATTTCTCTAAGTGCCTCACCATGGCTGCTAAATCAAAATGCTGAAAGTATATTATTGCATGCATGAATGGCTTTTAccttacagatttgctaattaGAAATACCAGAGTACCTGATGTGGATGcacatttctcatttattttcaaaagtcaAGCTTTTTATCTGgttggtaaaaaaaaagtaatgtgttacagaaaaaagaGGCTGAATTTCAAAATTTGTCCCTTCATTTCCAAGTCTTATTTTTTAAGTGCATGCGttgtcttcttttcctctgacaATGCTGTTGCTACTTATCTATGCACAATATCAAAAATACAATCTATCGATCCTGTTGAGAGTTAATACATAcaataatacattaaaaatggaaTATCATAATGGCTATTAAGAAGTGAAGAGGGCTACCGGGATGATGCCTCATTCTCAATGTAGTTTTTTAGCAATATGTTGCTTTACCCCTGATTGTCAATGTGCTGCTTTTGGGGTGAGTAGCAGTGGGTTTTGGTCCCTAATGTCTGTTCCACTGGTGCATCATGTGCATCTCCTCCCACCTCCACATTCAGAAGGGAGAATGCAGGACCACAGATTGTTATTCTTCTGCCTGAGCAAGGGATAACTGCCTTAGAGAAGAGTGAGGAGCTCTCTAGACCCTGGACGGTACTGCTTGGATCTCCATCACCTGGAAGAGGCACTTAGACACCTCGCTCACACATGGACACCTACCTTCAGAGATTTAAATTGAAATGTTTCTAGTCTAGGATGGAAGCTCTCTCTGGATGTCCTGGCTGCAGGACAGCAAGGCCATGAAGAGCTAAGCCTGATCAGTATTATTGCACCTTTAGCGCGGTGCAGGTAATTTGTAGTGAGCTGACATCTTACCCTCTGGCACAAGGGCTTCAGGCtgggctggccctggccctgcgGAGGGAAGGATCTTTCTGGCTGGTGATGCAGGGACAATAGGACCTGCCACATCTCCCCAATCCTGGGTCCATTGCTACGTCTTGCTGCAGACCCCACAGCAAGAGTGGGGAAGGATGCCTTTGGCACCTGATACTCTGTGCCCAGAATTTGCAGGTGTGCCCCTTGTTTCCATGAGCACAGGGGGCTAGGGGTGCCTGGGGGACACCAAAGGACCCCACaacagaggcagaggcagggtgggcagtggTGTGGGACATGCATGAGAGGCAGGTCTGGCAGACAGGTTGCGGGGGCTTGGCAGGAGGCAAGGCTGGGCAGGAGAGAAGCCAGCCACACGGGAGGAAAGATGCAAGGCCAAATTCACATTAAGGAGGAAGGTAAGCAAAGGACTAGAATCAGTCCCAGCccatcttttgttttaaagcatcccttctttttcttcctaagcACAAAAGTAGGATCCCTTTTCTTGTGTCCCTGCCTCTTTCCCCAGCGGGCCACCTCTCTGTACTGCTCATGGCAATGAGGGCCTCGTTTTTTCATGGAGAAAATGCAGTATTAGCTTTTCAGGGAAGAGGAGACAGAGCTCAGAAATGGTCCCCGGGAGCCTCACCAGTGACTCAGTTTCAGCTGTCTAAGCACACCAGCCATTTTCCAGACTATTCCTTCTGCCCGACACAAAACAAAGCCTAATGAGGAAAATCAAAGCGGTCTATGGGCAGTTTACATTTGCTTTAATAGTTTGGCAATACCTTAATATAATGCCTAACCTTTTCATCAGTCATTTCCCAGGAGACAACATTAGGGTCCTGAAGAGCTGTTAATGTGCTGTGCCATCTATGTTAATGGGATTTGCCTTAACACTTGGGATTTAGTTAAAATTTaagttgtttggttgggtttatTTCCCTGGAGCCTGTGTAGTGGTAGCCCTGGTTGTGCAGTAGCTGAGGCAggggggcagccagcagctgagagCTTGCCCAGAGTCCCTGGGACTGGGGGACCTGGTACCAACAATACTGTTTTTCTTCGCAGAATTTCCTGACACACGACAAATAAAGCagtttggaaatattttcaggctGATTTCTAAGACACAGGCttgcagcttttttcctcttgggcATTCCACCTGAAATAATGTAAcgcaaaagcaaaataaaggcCCTGGATCATATCTCTGTTATTCCAAGTTTTCATTGCTCTGACAGCACAGACTTGCACTGGCTCATATAAGATCGGAGCGCGGcatgtttctttcaaaaccttCATAAGCAACAATGCTATAGGATTTCTGTCCATCTTCCTGGCATTATTTTGTTGCTTAAACAAGGCAATTTGGCTTCTGCTACTGTGGTGCTGAAACAAATCTCATTCTTTTGTAATGGAGATGTACTTGCTAATCTCTCCCATCACCTCCTCGGCACTGGCTGCCTTTTCCAGCTATAATTCACTGTAGGCTTGGAGCAGACAGAGAAACATGCTGTGTCGTTAAAACTTGTTCCCAGTAATCTGATGTCTACTTCAAGAACTCGGCCTGTTGCCTATGGGCCGTGCTTTATTAAGGAATGAAAATTTGTCCTCTCTTCCCCACTCATCATTGCTaacaataaaaagctttttcactatggggaaagaaaagaaaacacctttTCTGATGCGGGGTATTCTTCACTGCGGTTGTGTTAATAGTGAGGCTGCAATAGCCCTGCTAGGCATTCTACCCAATATGCGGTAGTTATTTGCAGTTCACTAAAAACAGATGTATAGAACAAAAAAGTGATGGAGGTCAGATCCAGGGCCAAACTTCCTAACTGCAGCATATCCGCTCAACCAAACCAAACGGCAGGTCACATCACCTTTACATCTGGAGATGTTTCAGATTTGATGTCCACTGCTAAACCAGGAGTTTTTTCAAGCTGGCCTTCTCGTTAACACATGCTTTATTCTGCAGTAGTGGGTTCTTGTTTCCCACCTGCAGTCTTCTACCAGTTACAAGCACTGATGTTATAAAACTTATCTTACtggcactttttttcccctctgttgcTGTTCCCTTGATATATGtagaattattctttttcagtcTGGGATAAGGAATATCTTGTTTCCAGGCTGGTGGAGACTACCCCATACGAGACGAACAATCACAATAAAATCGCTCTGCTGGAGCAGATTGCTGTATCCTCCCTACATGTGGCAAAAGCATACTCGGAAAAGGTACCCAGTTTCCAATGAAACACTTCTTTCAGTCTGGTTCTTGTAATACTTTCTTTGTTGATACTTTGTGGAGGGTGATGAGTTTCATAGCCTACAATGTCCTTGGCTTTCTTCTTGACCATATCACTAGCTCTGtgatttcaaataaatgttggaagtgagaaaaaaaaaaatcaagagtgCCCATCAGTTGCTATATTTAAGATGAAGGGGTAAATCAATAGGCTGTAAATTACTTTCTTATTTAggaattttccttctgtttatgTGCAATAATGTGTGTGAACTCTGCTACTAAGAGATTGTATTGTGAGTAACCATATCTACTTTTATTCCTATTTACAAGATAGTTTGTAGATATAGGGATTTTCATTGATGTAAAGCACaatttaatgaattatttaatgTGTTTAACCATTGTGATGTCAAAAGCAAttgttttcatatatttatttattggtgGTTTTCTGTAAAATGATGCTCATTAAGAAATctgttaaaaatgaagaaattttgtTGAGTATTGTTGGGTCCATATTTAtgagaaacaaataaacattGTTCGCGTTTTTGAAACACTAAAGATTCCATCTTATCTACATAGCCATAAAATGACTAAAAACGCCCCTGTCAGGCCAGTTTCAAGCATTAGTAGAGGTCTGACATAAccataattacattttattaacaaaatgTACATGGTGGAAAAAGCATGTTGATATAACTTACTGTTTAGTCATGTTGGGCCCAATACCAAATCTTCTGATTCCAATTGATTTTGCTGGGCTTGATCTCAGATTGAATTAAGACGGGAGAGTCGAGACTTGAACAGTCACCAGCACTAACTGAAGTGACCTTGGTGTCAGAATTTCTATACTTGGATTGAATTAAGACTTAAATATGCAAATAGTGGTAGTGAATTCATTGAACTTCGTTTCTactccagcagcactgagaaCCAATCCAAACTCTCACGAGAATAATCTCACgagctgctgtggggaaggatGGGTAGCTGCAGTCTGTTGCCGCACTGTTAGCCTTGTGTGCATGTCCTTGTATCTTCTGAGGGTACATGGACCTTGGGAGGAGCTGATCGCTTATTCAGCCACACTATTACACGTAAGTGTGTGAATACAGTGAACTGGGGCAGTGACGGGAGCATGGAGGAGCATGGACAGACTTCAGTGAGGCGGAAACACTGACCTGTATCTTAGAGTAACTGAGGGCCTCTGTTAGGTCTGCTTCTTCCAAGAGGAGTCCAGGCTCCTGTTCCATAactgtttttcacatttcttgATTTTCCCAACAACAAGCCTTGCAGACATGCTGCATCCCTGGAGGTGAGCCTGGTTAAAAGAGAAGGCCATGCTGTGGCAAATTAGGATGCAATGACCCTGGCCAACACCTTTTTGATTAAAGTTGACTGACCTCTGCTAAGTGCTGTGGA of Falco cherrug isolate bFalChe1 chromosome 2, bFalChe1.pri, whole genome shotgun sequence contains these proteins:
- the HS6ST3 gene encoding heparan-sulfate 6-O-sulfotransferase 3; its protein translation is MDERFNRWLLPPLLALLFLLIVYQYVSPACPGAACPRRPPASAARRGGGPAEREEEEAAATVGAAEEEVAAAGALPRLVAKFPFARGELCRRVQFDMRGRDVIVFLHIQKTGGTTFGRHLVRNIRLEQPCYCRAGQKKCACHRPGGDKDTWLFSRFSTGWSCGLHADWTELTSCVPAAMERRGCAGNRTLRNFYYITMLRDPVSRYLSEWKHVQRGATWKTSLHMCDGRSPTPDELPTCYEGDDWSGVSLQEFMDCSYNLANNRQVRMLADLSLVGCYNLTFMNESERNMILLQSAKNNLKNMAFFGLTEFQRKTQYLFERTFNLKFISPFTQFNVTRASNVDIGEDVRQRIEELNFLDVQLYEYAKDLFLQRFQYSKQEEHQKNRLKRREERRLLREQRAHQWPREEAVEVAVTEDYNSQVARW